In Psychrobacter ciconiae, the following are encoded in one genomic region:
- a CDS encoding IS630 transposase-related protein: protein MTYSLDFRKQVLKSLANGMTFAEAAVFYDISPTTIQKWKKRLHSKTTRNVTARKITDEALRKDVEDYPDSYHYERAARLNCSASGICEALKRLGISKKKDLRTPKRLPDKKS from the coding sequence ATGACCTATTCCTTAGATTTTCGCAAACAAGTGCTTAAAAGCTTAGCTAACGGCATGACCTTTGCTGAAGCTGCCGTATTTTATGACATCAGCCCGACCACCATTCAAAAGTGGAAGAAGCGGCTTCACAGCAAAACTACTCGCAATGTCACGGCACGAAAGATAACTGATGAGGCATTGCGTAAAGACGTTGAAGACTATCCCGACAGCTATCATTACGAACGTGCTGCCCGCTTAAACTGCAGTGCCTCAGGGATTTGTGAGGCGTTAAAGCGCTTGGGAATCAGCAAAAAAAAAGACCTTAGAACACCCAAACGCTTGCCCGATAAAAAGAGCTGA
- a CDS encoding IS630 family transposase yields MKRAEFNAKLHYFKQQGFPIIYMDESGFEHETIRPYGYAPIGKPCIDSYNWQGKKRTNVIGALYQKVLFALEFIEKNVNWRVIYDWCKYKLIPSLKTKCVIVMDNASFHKNRRIAKLLNRHGHRILWLPPYSPDLNPIENKWAQVKFLRQGWIENDLSKLFYDIHPNHNSFKVN; encoded by the coding sequence ATAAAAAGAGCTGAGTTTAACGCTAAGCTCCACTACTTCAAACAACAAGGCTTTCCCATCATCTATATGGACGAAAGTGGCTTTGAGCATGAAACGATAAGACCATACGGTTATGCACCAATAGGTAAACCTTGTATCGATAGCTACAACTGGCAAGGTAAAAAACGAACCAACGTCATTGGAGCGTTATACCAAAAGGTCTTGTTTGCGCTAGAATTCATTGAAAAGAACGTCAATTGGCGAGTGATTTATGATTGGTGCAAGTACAAACTGATTCCAAGCCTTAAGACCAAATGCGTGATTGTGATGGACAACGCATCCTTTCATAAAAACCGTCGCATTGCCAAACTGCTTAACCGTCATGGTCATCGCATCTTATGGCTACCACCTTACAGTCCTGACCTAAACCCTATCGAGAATAAATGGGCTCAGGTAAAATTCTTAAGACAAGGTTGGATAGAAAATGACTTATCAAAACTGTTTTATGATATTCATCCAAACCATAACTCTTTTAAAGTGAACTGA
- a CDS encoding methyltransferase domain-containing protein: MAAFDEHANAYDSWFLDNQNLLTSELNLVAHFLDKDSSILSVGCGSGLFEMLLAKHHDIHIKDGVEPSKDMAEIAKKRGLNVAISPAETYDFEPNKFDIIMFNGSVSYISDLELCIIVSSL; the protein is encoded by the coding sequence ATGGCCGCTTTTGATGAACACGCCAATGCTTATGACAGCTGGTTTTTGGACAACCAAAATCTACTGACCAGTGAGCTGAATTTGGTAGCGCACTTTTTGGATAAAGACAGTTCGATTTTATCCGTAGGCTGCGGCAGCGGACTGTTTGAAATGCTGCTTGCCAAGCATCATGACATTCATATCAAAGATGGCGTTGAGCCGTCAAAAGATATGGCTGAAATCGCCAAAAAACGCGGCTTAAATGTTGCCATCAGCCCTGCTGAAACTTACGATTTTGAGCCAAACAAGTTTGATATTATTATGTTTAACGGCAGCGTTAGCTACATCAGTGATTTAGAGCTTTGTATTATAGTCAGTTCACTTTAA
- the tenA gene encoding thiaminase II — protein sequence MNFQTLKTNCPTWKAYIHHDFVNQLSRGTLAADSFRHYLVQDYLYLIHYTRIMALSVYKSQTLAQMRVGQAGINAMLDLEIGMYLDFCRDWGLDINAVESAAESPATIAYSRYLLDAAMSGSLAELYAAIAPCLMGYGEIGQQLKAKGFIKDNPYQPWIDVFASDDFQQITAQNEQQINELLAGATPMQKQRYQQLFDTASRMEINFWQMALDLT from the coding sequence ATGAATTTTCAAACTTTAAAAACTAACTGCCCCACTTGGAAAGCTTACATTCATCATGATTTCGTTAATCAGTTGAGCAGGGGCACGCTTGCTGCCGACAGCTTTCGCCACTATTTGGTTCAAGATTATTTATACCTCATTCACTACACGCGGATTATGGCGCTAAGCGTCTATAAGAGCCAAACCCTTGCACAAATGCGCGTGGGTCAAGCCGGAATCAATGCCATGCTTGATTTAGAAATTGGCATGTATTTGGATTTTTGCCGCGATTGGGGCTTGGATATAAACGCGGTTGAAAGCGCTGCCGAATCCCCTGCCACGATTGCTTACTCACGCTACCTTTTAGACGCGGCGATGTCAGGATCGCTTGCGGAGCTTTATGCTGCTATTGCGCCCTGCTTGATGGGCTATGGCGAAATCGGTCAGCAGTTAAAAGCAAAAGGCTTTATAAAAGACAACCCTTATCAGCCGTGGATTGATGTGTTTGCAAGTGACGACTTTCAGCAAATCACCGCGCAAAATGAGCAGCAAATCAATGAGCTTTTAGCCGGTGCCACACCAATGCAAAAGCAAAGATATCAGCAGCTGTTTGATACCGCCTCAAGAATGGAAATCAACTTTTGGCAAATGGCGCTTGATTTAACTTAG
- a CDS encoding tautomerase family protein encodes MIVIYGIDFKLAPIKAQLSTVIHECLQEVLGLPEGKRAQRFVPLDQADFYYPEDRTDAYTVIDINMMAGRTVATKKALIHALFANIEAKVGIAPIDIEITIHEQPPHCWGFRGMTGDEALDLTYKVNV; translated from the coding sequence ATGATTGTTATTTACGGTATAGATTTTAAGCTGGCTCCCATCAAAGCGCAATTATCTACGGTTATTCATGAGTGCCTACAAGAAGTGCTTGGACTGCCTGAGGGCAAACGCGCTCAACGTTTTGTACCCTTAGATCAAGCTGACTTCTATTACCCAGAAGATCGCACAGACGCTTATACCGTGATTGACATTAATATGATGGCAGGGCGAACGGTGGCTACAAAAAAAGCGCTGATTCACGCGCTGTTTGCTAACATTGAGGCAAAAGTCGGCATCGCGCCGATCGATATTGAAATTACCATTCACGAACAGCCCCCACACTGTTGGGGCTTTCGTGGCATGACAGGCGACGAGGCTTTAGACTTAACTTATAAAGTTAATGTTTAA
- a CDS encoding PhnD/SsuA/transferrin family substrate-binding protein — translation MTSYNMLIAPDFSPEHFAGWHLFNTLLQKRAKLNMRLNMPTSHSEQNELIDSADIQVIYANPFDATTLIREQGYRAIARPCGKPDEMVIVSSQKGAVQALEDLTAGSTIAMTNNRDVKLIGLRLLEAVDLTEDDLNWSITESYQAAARQVLKGEAAAAFFLSETYHNFSRLTKSQLNVLIESDLDAISHVLLIKDNCPDAQLLTDVLLSLGQDADSKEALSELGMPDGFEAMSEEDAEFMLDLMETLLS, via the coding sequence ATGACTTCTTATAATATGCTGATTGCTCCTGATTTTTCACCGGAGCATTTTGCTGGTTGGCATTTATTTAATACTTTATTACAAAAACGCGCCAAGCTAAATATGCGCCTAAATATGCCCACCTCGCATTCCGAGCAAAATGAGCTTATCGATAGCGCTGACATCCAAGTCATTTACGCAAATCCCTTTGATGCCACGACCCTTATTCGCGAACAAGGCTATCGCGCCATTGCCAGACCCTGCGGTAAGCCTGATGAGATGGTCATTGTCAGCAGCCAAAAAGGCGCTGTTCAAGCCTTAGAAGACTTAACGGCAGGATCTACCATTGCCATGACCAACAACCGCGATGTTAAGCTGATCGGTCTGCGACTGCTTGAGGCGGTCGATTTGACAGAAGACGATCTTAACTGGTCAATCACAGAATCCTATCAAGCAGCCGCTCGGCAAGTGCTCAAAGGTGAGGCGGCAGCAGCATTTTTCTTATCTGAAACTTATCACAATTTTTCGCGATTGACGAAGTCTCAATTAAACGTGCTTATCGAAAGTGATCTTGATGCCATCAGCCATGTCTTATTAATCAAAGACAACTGTCCTGATGCTCAGCTGTTAACGGACGTCTTATTGTCACTAGGTCAAGATGCTGACAGTAAAGAAGCCCTAAGCGAGCTTGGTATGCCTGATGGATTTGAAGCGATGAGCGAAGAAGATGCTGAATTTATGTTAGATTTGATGGAAACACTACTAAGTTAG
- a CDS encoding PAS domain-containing protein — translation MGSPLPDAQKPEAPSRQINLVYHDGTSRVVYDTGIERPYPDGKLIVSRTDLGGKLTHVNDAFVEISGYNVDELIGSQHYILRHPDMPRAAYKDLWNKAKAGEKWHGYVKNLCKDGSHYWVYATVVPNIRHGQTVGYTSVRRKPSRSKIEAAIAQYAQMKQEEEQ, via the coding sequence ATGGGTTCTCCACTTCCTGATGCCCAAAAACCAGAAGCGCCGTCACGGCAAATTAACTTGGTTTATCATGATGGAACCTCTCGCGTTGTTTACGATACTGGGATTGAACGACCTTACCCTGACGGCAAGCTGATTGTATCGCGTACGGATTTGGGCGGCAAACTTACCCACGTCAACGATGCTTTTGTAGAAATTAGCGGCTATAACGTCGATGAGCTTATCGGCTCACAGCATTATATTTTGCGCCACCCTGACATGCCACGTGCGGCTTATAAAGATTTGTGGAACAAGGCAAAAGCGGGCGAAAAATGGCACGGCTACGTGAAAAACCTATGTAAAGATGGCAGCCACTATTGGGTCTATGCCACTGTCGTGCCAAACATTCGCCATGGTCAAACGGTTGGCTATACATCGGTTCGTAGAAAACCTTCCCGTAGTAAGATTGAAGCTGCTATCGCCCAATACGCGCAAATGAAACAAGAAGAGGAGCAATGA
- a CDS encoding roadblock/LC7 domain-containing protein, translated as MRTDSFQQILEDLNSSSADVEASALISTDGLMIASALPSGVDEDRVGAMSAALLSLGERACRELARGNIDRIMIQGGQGYVIMTSAGEEAVLSILAKPNAKLGLIFLDIKRASEALAKLI; from the coding sequence ATGCGTACAGATTCGTTCCAACAAATCCTTGAAGATTTAAACAGCTCATCAGCCGATGTCGAAGCGTCAGCATTGATTTCAACGGATGGTTTGATGATTGCCTCAGCACTGCCATCTGGAGTTGATGAGGACCGCGTGGGTGCGATGTCAGCAGCGCTATTGTCGCTTGGCGAGCGCGCCTGTCGCGAACTGGCTCGGGGCAACATCGACCGAATCATGATTCAAGGCGGTCAAGGTTATGTGATTATGACCTCAGCTGGTGAGGAAGCTGTACTGTCTATTCTTGCTAAACCTAACGCTAAACTTGGATTGATCTTTTTGGATATCAAACGAGCGTCTGAAGCATTAGCAAAACTTATTTGA
- the gdhA gene encoding NADP-specific glutamate dehydrogenase codes for MSISQAIEKVEAHYAHQPEFIQAVKEVAITIQPLYDAHPEYETLKIFERLTEPDRIFTFRINWENDKGEIQVNRGWRVQFSNALGPYKGGLRFHPTVNQSVLKFLGFEQIFKNALTGLPIGGGKGGSDFDPKGKSDSEIRRFCYAFMRELYPYVSKDMDVPAGDIGVGGREVSYMYAMYKNLTRESGGVLTGKGVGFGGSLMRTEATGYGAVYFLESMLEAQNDSIEGKRVLVSGAGNVSLHAAEKANMLGAVVLSVSDSQGTLYDTKGFSQDKIDWLKAQKEQGKPLAEYVEIFGGEWHAKQKPWFIKADIAIPSATQNEVTEDDAKLMVENGIKYIVEGANMPLTADAIDYVREHRVHYAPGKAANAGGVAVSAIEMSQNSVRQYKTFEEVDAQLKTIMKNIHDSAAAASECYGQTDNGYIDYMAGANIVGFKRVADALVAYGILN; via the coding sequence ATGAGTATTAGTCAGGCCATCGAGAAAGTTGAAGCCCATTACGCGCATCAACCCGAGTTTATCCAAGCCGTTAAAGAAGTCGCTATTACCATTCAGCCGTTATACGATGCCCATCCTGAATACGAAACTTTAAAGATTTTTGAGCGTTTGACCGAGCCTGACCGCATTTTTACCTTTCGCATTAACTGGGAAAACGATAAAGGTGAAATTCAGGTCAACCGCGGCTGGCGCGTTCAGTTCAGCAACGCGTTAGGACCTTATAAAGGCGGTCTGCGTTTTCACCCAACCGTAAACCAGTCGGTATTAAAATTTTTAGGGTTTGAGCAAATCTTCAAAAACGCCTTAACTGGTCTGCCTATCGGCGGCGGTAAAGGCGGCTCAGATTTTGACCCAAAAGGTAAGTCTGACAGCGAAATTCGCCGTTTTTGTTACGCCTTTATGCGTGAGCTATATCCTTATGTCAGTAAAGACATGGACGTTCCGGCAGGCGATATCGGCGTTGGCGGTCGTGAAGTCAGCTATATGTATGCCATGTACAAAAACCTAACCCGCGAGTCAGGCGGCGTCCTTACCGGAAAAGGGGTGGGCTTTGGTGGCAGCTTAATGCGAACTGAAGCAACAGGCTACGGCGCGGTTTACTTCTTAGAAAGTATGCTTGAAGCCCAAAACGACAGCATTGAAGGCAAACGCGTTTTGGTATCAGGAGCGGGTAACGTATCGCTGCACGCGGCGGAAAAAGCGAACATGCTTGGGGCAGTCGTTCTTAGCGTTTCTGACTCGCAAGGCACGCTTTATGATACCAAAGGCTTTAGCCAAGATAAAATTGACTGGCTCAAAGCGCAAAAAGAGCAAGGCAAGCCGCTTGCTGAATATGTTGAAATCTTTGGCGGCGAGTGGCACGCTAAGCAAAAGCCTTGGTTTATCAAAGCTGATATCGCCATCCCATCAGCAACCCAAAACGAAGTCACGGAAGACGATGCCAAATTAATGGTCGAAAACGGTATCAAATACATCGTTGAGGGCGCAAATATGCCGCTGACGGCTGACGCTATCGACTATGTTCGCGAGCACCGCGTCCATTATGCTCCCGGAAAAGCGGCGAACGCTGGCGGTGTTGCTGTATCTGCTATTGAGATGTCACAAAATTCAGTTCGTCAATATAAGACCTTTGAAGAAGTTGACGCTCAGCTAAAAACCATCATGAAAAACATTCATGACAGTGCAGCGGCGGCCTCAGAGTGCTATGGTCAGACGGATAATGGCTACATCGACTATATGGCAGGGGCGAATATTGTTGGCTTTAAGCGAGTTGCTGATGCGTTGGTTGCTTACGGTATTTTGAACTAA
- a CDS encoding glycosyltransferase family 2 protein → MITVTSETQRNSVSENSPRLSFQLMICAEPPELVIATIESLIRTKSADDEILIIDNNNTKKECYEPLAKFCQSLEPALKVRFYHVDFIKGYKAGALNLALDLMDASCSHIVVVDSDYQALPQARAKIAKAIEQYPKHALLQFPQFYRDEGMIEVHGELNHYFNHHIFRRFNQERVLSTGTFAVLRRDALERLGGWSGASITEDAQLGVLMHKQGLQSRFIPEVIATGLLPLTLSDLIKQRQRWIYGNMQVLGRYFSIQSASHVVAQKSRLNWKDLRAHSSQLSAWVNFTGIFIIFQLMMVAVMAVVLASNMTVNVERLLLPLFVIYGAYGIFLARRLFAYLSDKSPLAKPSQSSQERSVPSTVQRLKVWALHLSFWELGALSWLPVLWGRDKPFICTPKQVVKHSKLAVVMNNIKALPKLILGLNLVTAALVSPISPLYSPVLFVAALSICALKLWSAQVVLSNYSKAQSEATSSQAAEINNSDYQYHETSAHPVRFGYGYSRAHAQTMAANSEVFGNSETVDNPVMSKNGKAANF, encoded by the coding sequence ATGATTACGGTGACGTCAGAGACGCAACGAAATTCGGTGAGTGAGAACTCACCGCGATTAAGCTTTCAGTTGATGATTTGTGCTGAGCCGCCGGAACTTGTGATTGCTACCATTGAGTCTTTAATTCGTACCAAGTCGGCAGACGATGAGATTTTAATTATTGATAATAACAACACTAAAAAAGAGTGTTATGAGCCGCTTGCTAAGTTTTGCCAAAGCCTAGAGCCCGCGCTTAAGGTGCGTTTTTATCATGTTGATTTTATAAAAGGTTATAAAGCCGGCGCATTGAATTTAGCGCTCGATTTGATGGACGCAAGTTGCAGCCATATTGTGGTGGTGGACAGCGACTATCAAGCACTGCCACAAGCTCGAGCCAAGATTGCCAAAGCGATTGAGCAGTATCCAAAGCACGCACTGTTGCAGTTTCCGCAGTTTTACCGTGATGAGGGTATGATTGAGGTTCATGGCGAGCTGAACCATTATTTTAACCATCATATTTTTAGACGATTTAACCAAGAGCGGGTATTGTCAACTGGAACTTTTGCGGTACTTCGCCGTGATGCGCTTGAGCGACTTGGCGGCTGGTCGGGGGCGTCGATTACTGAGGATGCTCAGCTTGGGGTGTTGATGCACAAACAAGGTTTGCAAAGCCGATTTATCCCTGAAGTGATAGCGACAGGGCTGCTGCCTTTAACTCTTAGTGATTTAATCAAACAGCGTCAGCGCTGGATTTATGGCAATATGCAGGTACTTGGTCGCTATTTTTCGATTCAGTCTGCAAGCCATGTAGTTGCGCAAAAATCGCGGCTAAACTGGAAAGATTTGCGCGCTCACAGCTCACAACTGAGCGCTTGGGTCAATTTTACCGGCATTTTTATTATCTTTCAGTTGATGATGGTGGCGGTAATGGCGGTGGTGCTGGCGTCAAATATGACCGTCAATGTGGAGAGGCTATTATTGCCGCTGTTTGTGATTTATGGCGCTTATGGCATATTTTTAGCGCGCCGGCTTTTTGCCTATTTAAGTGATAAATCGCCGTTAGCCAAGCCAAGTCAATCGAGCCAAGAGCGCTCAGTACCAAGCACAGTTCAGCGCTTAAAGGTTTGGGCGCTGCACCTTAGCTTTTGGGAGCTTGGGGCGCTGTCGTGGCTTCCGGTACTTTGGGGGCGTGATAAGCCGTTTATTTGTACGCCAAAACAAGTGGTTAAGCATTCAAAACTGGCAGTCGTCATGAATAATATCAAAGCGCTGCCAAAGCTGATATTGGGATTGAACCTTGTCACAGCCGCGCTGGTGTCGCCTATTTCACCCTTATATTCGCCAGTATTGTTTGTCGCTGCGCTTAGCATTTGCGCGCTCAAGCTGTGGTCAGCGCAAGTTGTGTTAAGCAATTATTCAAAAGCTCAATCAGAAGCCACATCAAGTCAAGCTGCTGAAATTAACAATAGCGACTATCAATACCACGAAACGTCCGCTCACCCTGTGCGCTTTGGCTATGGTTACAGCCGCGCTCACGCGCAAACGATGGCAGCAAACTCAGAAGTATTTGGCAATTCAGAGACCGTCGATAATCCTGTCATGTCAAAAAATGGTAAAGCCGCTAACTTTTAA
- a CDS encoding glycosyltransferase, whose protein sequence is MVALGHEVLLFAHANSQTKAKLVPLLSRAAVAEMVEAGEHELFEMTPEEVYQHLTYHAAMREILERDKAEPFDVIHNHSLHHVPMLMGQAFGRRFFTTFHTPNLPQLKLALLTLQLGTLTQFTSVSRHQQQVFAPFVPSSVIYNGIAVDSFTVQTKMPDEEIYFWFGRICPEKGTHLAMEYCQAAKKRLIIAGPKSNDAYFDEKVAPLLAADGQDGAPKYFNYVGHLTKTQINTYLNQATAMLFTSTWDEPYGLTLAESLACGTPVIGFDVGASAEIITKDTGVIVTKLDKEAFIAAFEKVKSISRLDCRRRAEEFCSAEAMVTGYLQLYFELEASAKPPNPFKNITALVS, encoded by the coding sequence CTGGTGGCACTTGGTCATGAGGTGCTGTTGTTTGCCCACGCAAATAGCCAAACCAAAGCCAAGCTTGTGCCCTTATTGAGCCGCGCGGCGGTGGCAGAGATGGTTGAGGCGGGCGAGCATGAGCTATTTGAAATGACGCCTGAGGAGGTTTATCAGCATCTGACTTATCATGCGGCAATGCGCGAGATTTTAGAGCGTGACAAAGCCGAGCCGTTTGATGTGATTCACAACCACAGCTTGCATCACGTGCCGATGCTGATGGGGCAGGCATTTGGCAGGCGCTTTTTTACTACTTTTCATACGCCTAACTTGCCGCAATTAAAGCTTGCCTTATTAACGCTGCAATTAGGAACCCTCACGCAATTTACCTCAGTCAGCCGTCATCAACAACAGGTCTTTGCGCCCTTTGTGCCATCAAGCGTCATTTATAATGGCATCGCTGTGGATAGCTTCACCGTGCAAACAAAAATGCCCGACGAGGAGATTTATTTTTGGTTTGGGCGCATTTGTCCTGAAAAAGGGACGCATTTAGCGATGGAGTATTGTCAAGCCGCTAAAAAACGCCTGATTATCGCAGGACCAAAAAGTAACGATGCCTATTTTGATGAAAAAGTCGCGCCGCTGTTAGCCGCAGATGGTCAAGATGGCGCGCCAAAATATTTTAATTACGTTGGGCATTTGACCAAAACCCAAATCAATACCTATTTAAATCAAGCAACCGCCATGCTGTTTACCAGCACTTGGGATGAGCCTTACGGGTTGACGTTGGCAGAAAGCTTGGCTTGCGGCACGCCGGTGATAGGCTTTGATGTTGGCGCAAGTGCTGAGATTATCACCAAAGATACCGGCGTTATCGTCACTAAGCTGGACAAAGAAGCGTTTATTGCTGCATTTGAGAAAGTTAAAAGCATTTCGCGCCTTGATTGTCGCCGCCGCGCTGAGGAATTTTGTTCCGCTGAAGCCATGGTAACTGGCTATTTGCAGCTTTATTTTGAGCTAGAGGCGTCAGCAAAACCGCCAAACCCATTTAAAAACATCACCGCTTTAGTGAGCTGA
- a CDS encoding glycosyltransferase family 2 protein codes for MSHLNQKTLPVSVITTCFGRNAHLYNLLSSLAAASAVPSEVIIVNDDSDKDVLASYPLTIKQIPTKSTATDGRFDIGCNRNLGAAAASNEAMIFLDVDCLVADDFIESLFERMTRHPTALLMGQPRYLTRPLSKIESRQLKQGKLAMATLNRLSILNPYRFNFTMQSYDQKDNDDKGIILTQDYGAFWSLCFGIYRDQFKQIGGFDTAYIGYGAEDTDFAFMAKKLGIAFYLTNDLVYHQQHSVHRPSINHLNSIVVNANRFYQKWQHWPMSGWLSEFAQLHLIEWSAAQSTAIKIQNTPSQADIEAAHQPDAPFI; via the coding sequence ATGTCACACCTGAATCAAAAAACACTTCCGGTAAGCGTCATTACCACCTGCTTTGGTCGCAATGCCCATTTATACAATTTACTTTCAAGCCTTGCCGCCGCAAGCGCCGTTCCAAGTGAGGTCATTATCGTTAATGATGATTCGGACAAGGACGTGCTGGCAAGTTATCCATTAACGATTAAACAAATACCTACCAAAAGCACCGCCACCGACGGCAGGTTTGATATTGGTTGCAACCGTAACTTAGGCGCTGCCGCCGCGAGCAATGAGGCGATGATATTTTTAGATGTTGATTGCTTGGTTGCTGATGACTTTATTGAAAGCTTATTTGAGCGCATGACCCGCCATCCGACTGCGCTTTTGATGGGGCAGCCGCGTTATTTGACTCGCCCGCTATCAAAAATAGAAAGCCGCCAATTAAAGCAGGGCAAACTTGCCATGGCAACGCTGAATCGGTTGTCTATCTTAAATCCTTACCGTTTTAATTTCACCATGCAAAGTTACGACCAAAAAGACAATGACGACAAAGGCATCATTCTCACTCAAGATTATGGCGCGTTTTGGAGCTTGTGCTTTGGCATTTACCGCGACCAATTTAAACAAATCGGCGGCTTTGATACGGCTTATATTGGCTATGGCGCAGAAGATACCGACTTTGCATTTATGGCAAAAAAGCTTGGTATCGCATTTTACTTAACCAACGACCTTGTTTATCATCAGCAGCACAGCGTTCACCGACCCTCAATCAACCATTTAAACAGCATCGTGGTTAATGCCAATCGCTTTTATCAAAAATGGCAGCATTGGCCGATGTCAGGTTGGCTGAGTGAGTTTGCGCAGTTACACCTGATTGAATGGTCAGCCGCGCAGTCCACAGCGATTAAGATTCAAAATACGCCATCACAAGCTGACATTGAAGCTGCCCATCAGCCTGACGCGCCTTTTATTTAG
- a CDS encoding PepSY domain-containing protein produces the protein MKPFYHPNPFKKGTLKAISVSVGLALSVSLLSFSAHSATSTAKTAQASSEVRAAKAAKISLKQAINIANKLAKGTLVSAEFDDDDRNAKGGVFEIEINSATHNHEIKVDALTGKVISQDSSRLDSGDISDYQTQQKAKINIMNAINRAEKQFGGRVMEIEFKNDRDYNAHPSYYEIELLKGNQIMEIKMDANSGTAFQTKVKS, from the coding sequence ATGAAGCCCTTTTATCACCCAAATCCCTTTAAAAAAGGCACTCTTAAAGCAATCAGCGTAAGTGTTGGTTTAGCTTTGTCAGTAAGTCTTTTGAGCTTTAGCGCTCATAGCGCTACCTCGACTGCCAAAACGGCTCAAGCGTCAAGTGAAGTCCGCGCGGCAAAAGCTGCCAAAATCAGCCTAAAGCAAGCCATCAATATCGCCAATAAACTTGCCAAAGGCACACTGGTCAGCGCCGAATTTGATGACGACGACCGCAATGCCAAAGGCGGCGTTTTTGAAATTGAAATTAACTCAGCCACCCACAACCACGAAATCAAAGTCGACGCCTTAACTGGAAAAGTGATCAGCCAAGACAGCTCGCGCTTAGACAGCGGCGATATTAGCGACTATCAAACTCAGCAAAAAGCCAAAATTAATATCATGAATGCCATCAACCGCGCCGAAAAGCAGTTTGGCGGTCGGGTAATGGAGATTGAGTTTAAAAATGACCGTGATTATAACGCCCATCCCAGCTATTACGAAATCGAGCTGTTAAAAGGCAATCAAATCATGGAAATCAAAATGGATGCCAACTCAGGAACCGCCTTTCAAACTAAAGTAAAAAGTTAA
- a CDS encoding amino acid ABC transporter substrate-binding protein, with protein MRRRTLLAFAASITLLSACSQNTPSDANAESSKDASLIERINAGGTINVGTEGTYPPFTYHDESGKLTGYDVEVTRAVAGKLGVKVEFKETQWDAMLAGLDSKRFDMVANQVSLTTPERKAKYDKATPYSWSGAVVLAPKDDNRYSSWEALKGLRSAQSLTSNYGELADRYQATIVPVDGMAQAVELVKQDRADFTMNDNLAVLDYLKKFPNSGLEIKLVAPKEELRGSGLVLRKGEDEAVAKIDEAMSQLQADGTLTKLSQEFFGADISQQK; from the coding sequence ATGAGACGCCGAACCCTGTTGGCCTTTGCTGCAAGTATCACTTTGCTTAGCGCTTGCAGCCAAAACACGCCAAGCGATGCTAATGCTGAGTCGTCAAAAGATGCCAGCCTGATTGAGCGCATCAACGCCGGCGGCACGATTAATGTGGGAACGGAGGGCACGTATCCGCCCTTTACTTATCATGATGAAAGCGGCAAATTGACCGGTTATGATGTTGAGGTAACCCGAGCCGTTGCAGGCAAACTTGGCGTTAAGGTCGAGTTTAAGGAAACGCAGTGGGATGCCATGCTGGCAGGGCTTGACTCTAAACGCTTTGATATGGTGGCAAACCAAGTTAGCCTTACCACCCCTGAGCGCAAGGCAAAATATGACAAAGCCACGCCATATAGCTGGTCGGGCGCGGTGGTGCTTGCGCCAAAAGATGACAACCGCTATAGCTCGTGGGAGGCGCTCAAAGGGCTCCGCTCCGCGCAGTCGCTGACCAGTAACTATGGCGAGCTTGCTGATCGCTATCAAGCAACCATCGTTCCGGTCGATGGGATGGCGCAGGCGGTGGAGCTTGTCAAACAAGACCGTGCTGATTTTACGATGAATGACAACCTTGCGGTGCTGGATTACCTCAAAAAATTCCCCAATAGCGGTCTTGAAATCAAGCTGGTCGCGCCAAAAGAGGAGCTTCGTGGTTCGGGGCTGGTGCTTCGCAAAGGCGAGGATGAGGCAGTTGCTAAGATTGACGAGGCAATGAGCCAATTGCAAGCCGACGGCACCTTAACCAAATTAAGCCAAGAGTTTTTTGGTGCGGATATAAGTCAGCAAAAATAA